One window of the Phalacrocorax aristotelis chromosome 19, bGulAri2.1, whole genome shotgun sequence genome contains the following:
- the SLC45A1 gene encoding proton-associated sugar transporter A isoform X1, whose translation MIPPSATSPVSDAAFLPSVASQEIWRSQVPGYSGLVTRHISHRANNFKRHPKRRKHIRPSPPPPPNTPCPIDLIDFGDLQPQRSVLELLFNGCILFGLEFSYAMETAYVTPVLLQMGLPDQLYGMVWFISPILGFLLQPFLGAWSDRCTSRFGRRRPFILVLAVGALLGLSLMLNGKDIGSALSDTANNHKWGIILTVCGVVLMDFSADSADNPSHAYMMDVCSPVDQDRGLNIHALLAGLGGGFGYVVGGIHWDKTSFGKAVGGQLRVIYVFTSVILTITTVLTLISIPERPLRSFSRKKKVMKSPSLPLPPSPPLFFEEGVNENFASHNSAHLYASFTSPVSPLSPLTPKYGSFVSRDSSLTGINEFASSFGTSNIDSVLIDCFTGGHNSSLALPASLPRQPVSVSFPRVPDVCYQGENGVLEQGESSIMPGPDGEALRVGSLDAIKPRSSGILKRPQTLAIPDIVTGHCPENSRRRNVTFSQQVANILLNGVKYESELNGSGEASEQPLSMKLLCSTICQMPKALRNLCINHFLGWLSFEGMLLFYTDFMGEVVFQGNPKAPHSSDEYQKYNAGVTMGCWGMCIYAFSAAFYSAALEKLEERFNTRTLYFVAYLAFGLGTGLATLSRNVYVVLSLCATYGILFATLCTLPYSLLCDYYQSHEFVGSQAEGTRRGMGVDISLLSCQYFLAQILVALAMGPLTAAVGSASGAMYFASLVSFLGCLFSSLCVTYEPPPTEELPPTEEQRPLLPRTRNE comes from the exons ATGATTCCACCATCTGCAACAAGCCCTGTCAGTGATGCTGCATTCTTGCCAAGTGTGGCTTCTCAGGAAATCTGGAGGTCGCAAGTTCCAGGCTATTCTGGATTGGTCACACGGCACATAAGTCATCGGGCCAACAACTTCAAGAGACATCCAAAAAGGAGGAAACATATCCGCCCTTCGCCACCGCCACCGCCAAATACCCCATGTCCTATTGATTTGATTGACTTTGGGGATCTCCAGCCTCAGAGGTCTGTCCTGGAACTCCTGTTTAATGGGTGCATTCTCTTTGGGCTCGAGTTCAGCTATGCCATGGAAACAGCCTATGTTACCCCTGTGCTGCTTCAGATGGGGCTTCCAGACCAACTGTATGGAATGGTGTGGTTCATCAGCCCTATATTAG gGTTCTTGCTACAGCCTTTCTTGGGGGCCTGGAGTGACAGATGCACATCAAGATTTGGGAGGAGAAGACCTTTCATTCTGGTCTTAGCAGTAG GAGCATTGCTTGGGCTCTCACTTATGCTGAATGGCAAAGATATAGGGAGTGCCTTGTCTGACACAGCGAATAACCACAAATGGGGGATCATTCTTACGGTCTGTGGTGTTGTCCTCATGGACTTCAGTGCAGATTCAGCAGACAACCCCAGTCATGCCTACATGATGGATGTATGCAGCCCAGTGGATCAAGACAGGGGCCTCAACATCCACGCTTTGTTAGCAG GTCTTGGAGGTGGCTTTGGTTATGTTGTTGGAGGAATACACTGGGATAAAACCAGTTTTGGAAAAGCTGTGGGAGGGCAACTTCGCGTCATCTATGTCTTCACGTCAGTTATACTGACTATCACTACTGTGCTGACTCTAATTAGCATTCCagaaagacccttaaggtcctttagcaggaagaaaaaggtgatgAAGAGTCCAagtcttcctctccctccttctccgCCTCTCTTCTTTGAGGAGGGTGTAAATGAAAACTTTGCTTCTCATAACTCAGCTCACTTATATGCAAGTTTCACGAGTCCTGTTTCCCCCCTCAGCCCACTCACGCCCAAATATGGCAGTTTTGTCAGCAGAGACAGTTCCTTGACAGGAATTAATGAGTTTGCATCATCATTTGGGACTTCAAATATTGACAGTGTGCTTATAGACTGTTTTACAGGCGGGCACAATAGTTCCTTAGCACTTCCAGCTAGCTTGCCCAGGCAGCCTGTCAGTGTCAGTTTTCCTCGGGTGCCTGATGTCTGTTACCAAGGAGAAAATGGAGTTCTGGAGCAAGGGGAGAGCAGCATAATGCCGGGGCCTGACGGCGAGGCGCTAAGGGTGGGCTCACTGGATGCAATAAAGCCACGGTCGTCGGGGATCCTGAAAAGACCTCAGACCTTGGCCATTCCAGATATTGTAACGGGACACTGTCCAGAAAATAGCAGAAGAAGAAACGTAACCTTCAGCCAACAG GTTGCTAATATCTTGCTGAATGGTGTTAAGTATGAGAGCGAGCTGAATGGATCAGGCGAGGCCTCTGAGCAACCACTCTCCATGAAACTTCTTTGTTCGACCATCTGCCAGATGCCCAAGGCTCTTCGTAACCTCTGCATCAACCACTTCCTAG GATGGCTTTCGTTTGAGGGGATGTTACTCTTCTATACTGACTTCATGGGTGAAGTAGTGTTTCAAGGGAATCCGAAAGCGCCTCACAGCTCAGATGAGTATCAGAAGTACAACGCTGGGGTCACCATGGGCTGCTGGGGAATGTGCATCTATGCATTCAGTGCTGCTTTCTATTCAG CTGCACTGGAGAAGCTGGAGGAGCGGTTCAACACACGGACGCTGTACTTTGTGGCATATTTGGCCTTTGGGCTGGGCACGGGGCTGGCCACGCTCTCCAGAAATGTCTATGTGGTGCTGTCACTGTGCGCTACCTACGGCATCCTCTTCGCCACGCTCTGCACGCTGCCCTACTCCCTGCTCTGTGACTACTACCAGAGCCACGAG TTTGTAGGCTCACAGGCAGAGGGCACACGGCGCGGGATGGGTGTTGACATCTCCCTGCTGAGCTGCCAGTACTTCCTGGCACAGATCCTCGTGGCCCTGGCCATGGGGCCCCTGACAGCGGCTGTGGGCAGTGCCAGCGGTGCCATGTACTTCGCCAGCCTGGTGTCCTTTCTGGGCTGtctcttctcctccctctgcGTCACCTATGAGCCACCACCCACCGAGGAGCTGCCGCCCACCGAGGAGCAGCGCCCGCTCTTGCCCCGCACACGGAACGAATAA
- the SLC45A1 gene encoding proton-associated sugar transporter A isoform X2, with product MIPPSATSPVSDAAFLPSVASQEIWRSQVPGYSGLVTRHISHRANNFKRHPKRRKHIRPSPPPPPNTPCPIDLIDFGDLQPQRSVLELLFNGCILFGLEFSYAMETAYVTPVLLQMGLPDQLYGMVWFISPILGFLLQPFLGAWSDRCTSRFGRRRPFILVLAVGALLGLSLMLNGKDIGSALSDTANNHKWGIILTVCGVVLMDFSADSADNPSHAYMMDVCSPVDQDRGLNIHALLAGLGGGFGYVVGGIHWDKTSFGKAVGGQLRVIYVFTSVILTITTVLTLISIPERPLRSFSRKKKVMKSPSLPLPPSPPLFFEEGVNENFASHNSAHLYASFTSPVSPLSPLTPKYGSFVSRDSSLTGINEFASSFGTSNIDSVLIDCFTGGHNSSLALPASLPRQPVSVSFPRVPDVCYQGENGVLEQGESSIMPGPDGEALRVGSLDAIKPRSSGILKRPQTLAIPDIVTGHCPENSRRRNVTFSQQVANILLNGVKYESELNGSGEASEQPLSMKLLCSTICQMPKALRNLCINHFLGWLSFEGMLLFYTDFMGEVVFQGNPKAPHSSDEYQKYNAGVTMGCWGMCIYAFSAAFYSAALEKLEERFNTRTLYFVAYLAFGLGTGLATLSRNVYVVLSLCATYGILFATLCTLPYSLLCDYYQSHEVAGVADHFATSKDLQKIYRIDEINVFDEITVCGHC from the exons ATGATTCCACCATCTGCAACAAGCCCTGTCAGTGATGCTGCATTCTTGCCAAGTGTGGCTTCTCAGGAAATCTGGAGGTCGCAAGTTCCAGGCTATTCTGGATTGGTCACACGGCACATAAGTCATCGGGCCAACAACTTCAAGAGACATCCAAAAAGGAGGAAACATATCCGCCCTTCGCCACCGCCACCGCCAAATACCCCATGTCCTATTGATTTGATTGACTTTGGGGATCTCCAGCCTCAGAGGTCTGTCCTGGAACTCCTGTTTAATGGGTGCATTCTCTTTGGGCTCGAGTTCAGCTATGCCATGGAAACAGCCTATGTTACCCCTGTGCTGCTTCAGATGGGGCTTCCAGACCAACTGTATGGAATGGTGTGGTTCATCAGCCCTATATTAG gGTTCTTGCTACAGCCTTTCTTGGGGGCCTGGAGTGACAGATGCACATCAAGATTTGGGAGGAGAAGACCTTTCATTCTGGTCTTAGCAGTAG GAGCATTGCTTGGGCTCTCACTTATGCTGAATGGCAAAGATATAGGGAGTGCCTTGTCTGACACAGCGAATAACCACAAATGGGGGATCATTCTTACGGTCTGTGGTGTTGTCCTCATGGACTTCAGTGCAGATTCAGCAGACAACCCCAGTCATGCCTACATGATGGATGTATGCAGCCCAGTGGATCAAGACAGGGGCCTCAACATCCACGCTTTGTTAGCAG GTCTTGGAGGTGGCTTTGGTTATGTTGTTGGAGGAATACACTGGGATAAAACCAGTTTTGGAAAAGCTGTGGGAGGGCAACTTCGCGTCATCTATGTCTTCACGTCAGTTATACTGACTATCACTACTGTGCTGACTCTAATTAGCATTCCagaaagacccttaaggtcctttagcaggaagaaaaaggtgatgAAGAGTCCAagtcttcctctccctccttctccgCCTCTCTTCTTTGAGGAGGGTGTAAATGAAAACTTTGCTTCTCATAACTCAGCTCACTTATATGCAAGTTTCACGAGTCCTGTTTCCCCCCTCAGCCCACTCACGCCCAAATATGGCAGTTTTGTCAGCAGAGACAGTTCCTTGACAGGAATTAATGAGTTTGCATCATCATTTGGGACTTCAAATATTGACAGTGTGCTTATAGACTGTTTTACAGGCGGGCACAATAGTTCCTTAGCACTTCCAGCTAGCTTGCCCAGGCAGCCTGTCAGTGTCAGTTTTCCTCGGGTGCCTGATGTCTGTTACCAAGGAGAAAATGGAGTTCTGGAGCAAGGGGAGAGCAGCATAATGCCGGGGCCTGACGGCGAGGCGCTAAGGGTGGGCTCACTGGATGCAATAAAGCCACGGTCGTCGGGGATCCTGAAAAGACCTCAGACCTTGGCCATTCCAGATATTGTAACGGGACACTGTCCAGAAAATAGCAGAAGAAGAAACGTAACCTTCAGCCAACAG GTTGCTAATATCTTGCTGAATGGTGTTAAGTATGAGAGCGAGCTGAATGGATCAGGCGAGGCCTCTGAGCAACCACTCTCCATGAAACTTCTTTGTTCGACCATCTGCCAGATGCCCAAGGCTCTTCGTAACCTCTGCATCAACCACTTCCTAG GATGGCTTTCGTTTGAGGGGATGTTACTCTTCTATACTGACTTCATGGGTGAAGTAGTGTTTCAAGGGAATCCGAAAGCGCCTCACAGCTCAGATGAGTATCAGAAGTACAACGCTGGGGTCACCATGGGCTGCTGGGGAATGTGCATCTATGCATTCAGTGCTGCTTTCTATTCAG CTGCACTGGAGAAGCTGGAGGAGCGGTTCAACACACGGACGCTGTACTTTGTGGCATATTTGGCCTTTGGGCTGGGCACGGGGCTGGCCACGCTCTCCAGAAATGTCTATGTGGTGCTGTCACTGTGCGCTACCTACGGCATCCTCTTCGCCACGCTCTGCACGCTGCCCTACTCCCTGCTCTGTGACTACTACCAGAGCCACGAG GTAGCTGGAGTTGCAGATCATTTTGCTACAAGCAAGGATCTTCAAAAGATTTACAGAATTGATGAAATCAATGTATTTGATG aaataaCTGTATGTGGTCACTGTTGA
- the SLC45A1 gene encoding proton-associated sugar transporter A isoform X3 yields the protein MIPPSATSPVSDAAFLPSVASQEIWRSQVPGYSGLVTRHISHRANNFKRHPKRRKHIRPSPPPPPNTPCPIDLIDFGDLQPQRSVLELLFNGCILFGLEFSYAMETAYVTPVLLQMGLPDQLYGMVWFISPILGFLLQPFLGAWSDRCTSRFGRRRPFILVLAVGALLGLSLMLNGKDIGSALSDTANNHKWGIILTVCGVVLMDFSADSADNPSHAYMMDVCSPVDQDRGLNIHALLAGLGGGFGYVVGGIHWDKTSFGKAVGGQLRVIYVFTSVILTITTVLTLISIPERPLRSFSRKKKVMKSPSLPLPPSPPLFFEEGVNENFASHNSAHLYASFTSPVSPLSPLTPKYGSFVSRDSSLTGINEFASSFGTSNIDSVLIDCFTGGHNSSLALPASLPRQPVSVSFPRVPDVCYQGENGVLEQGESSIMPGPDGEALRVGSLDAIKPRSSGILKRPQTLAIPDIVTGHCPENSRRRNVTFSQQVANILLNGVKYESELNGSGEASEQPLSMKLLCSTICQMPKALRNLCINHFLGWLSFEGMLLFYTDFMGEVVFQGNPKAPHSSDEYQKYNAGVTMGCWGMCIYAFSAAFYSAALEKLEERFNTRTLYFVAYLAFGLGTGLATLSRNVYVVLSLCATYGILFATLCTLPYSLLCDYYQSHEK from the exons ATGATTCCACCATCTGCAACAAGCCCTGTCAGTGATGCTGCATTCTTGCCAAGTGTGGCTTCTCAGGAAATCTGGAGGTCGCAAGTTCCAGGCTATTCTGGATTGGTCACACGGCACATAAGTCATCGGGCCAACAACTTCAAGAGACATCCAAAAAGGAGGAAACATATCCGCCCTTCGCCACCGCCACCGCCAAATACCCCATGTCCTATTGATTTGATTGACTTTGGGGATCTCCAGCCTCAGAGGTCTGTCCTGGAACTCCTGTTTAATGGGTGCATTCTCTTTGGGCTCGAGTTCAGCTATGCCATGGAAACAGCCTATGTTACCCCTGTGCTGCTTCAGATGGGGCTTCCAGACCAACTGTATGGAATGGTGTGGTTCATCAGCCCTATATTAG gGTTCTTGCTACAGCCTTTCTTGGGGGCCTGGAGTGACAGATGCACATCAAGATTTGGGAGGAGAAGACCTTTCATTCTGGTCTTAGCAGTAG GAGCATTGCTTGGGCTCTCACTTATGCTGAATGGCAAAGATATAGGGAGTGCCTTGTCTGACACAGCGAATAACCACAAATGGGGGATCATTCTTACGGTCTGTGGTGTTGTCCTCATGGACTTCAGTGCAGATTCAGCAGACAACCCCAGTCATGCCTACATGATGGATGTATGCAGCCCAGTGGATCAAGACAGGGGCCTCAACATCCACGCTTTGTTAGCAG GTCTTGGAGGTGGCTTTGGTTATGTTGTTGGAGGAATACACTGGGATAAAACCAGTTTTGGAAAAGCTGTGGGAGGGCAACTTCGCGTCATCTATGTCTTCACGTCAGTTATACTGACTATCACTACTGTGCTGACTCTAATTAGCATTCCagaaagacccttaaggtcctttagcaggaagaaaaaggtgatgAAGAGTCCAagtcttcctctccctccttctccgCCTCTCTTCTTTGAGGAGGGTGTAAATGAAAACTTTGCTTCTCATAACTCAGCTCACTTATATGCAAGTTTCACGAGTCCTGTTTCCCCCCTCAGCCCACTCACGCCCAAATATGGCAGTTTTGTCAGCAGAGACAGTTCCTTGACAGGAATTAATGAGTTTGCATCATCATTTGGGACTTCAAATATTGACAGTGTGCTTATAGACTGTTTTACAGGCGGGCACAATAGTTCCTTAGCACTTCCAGCTAGCTTGCCCAGGCAGCCTGTCAGTGTCAGTTTTCCTCGGGTGCCTGATGTCTGTTACCAAGGAGAAAATGGAGTTCTGGAGCAAGGGGAGAGCAGCATAATGCCGGGGCCTGACGGCGAGGCGCTAAGGGTGGGCTCACTGGATGCAATAAAGCCACGGTCGTCGGGGATCCTGAAAAGACCTCAGACCTTGGCCATTCCAGATATTGTAACGGGACACTGTCCAGAAAATAGCAGAAGAAGAAACGTAACCTTCAGCCAACAG GTTGCTAATATCTTGCTGAATGGTGTTAAGTATGAGAGCGAGCTGAATGGATCAGGCGAGGCCTCTGAGCAACCACTCTCCATGAAACTTCTTTGTTCGACCATCTGCCAGATGCCCAAGGCTCTTCGTAACCTCTGCATCAACCACTTCCTAG GATGGCTTTCGTTTGAGGGGATGTTACTCTTCTATACTGACTTCATGGGTGAAGTAGTGTTTCAAGGGAATCCGAAAGCGCCTCACAGCTCAGATGAGTATCAGAAGTACAACGCTGGGGTCACCATGGGCTGCTGGGGAATGTGCATCTATGCATTCAGTGCTGCTTTCTATTCAG CTGCACTGGAGAAGCTGGAGGAGCGGTTCAACACACGGACGCTGTACTTTGTGGCATATTTGGCCTTTGGGCTGGGCACGGGGCTGGCCACGCTCTCCAGAAATGTCTATGTGGTGCTGTCACTGTGCGCTACCTACGGCATCCTCTTCGCCACGCTCTGCACGCTGCCCTACTCCCTGCTCTGTGACTACTACCAGAGCCACGAG aaataa
- the MRPS16 gene encoding small ribosomal subunit protein bS16m: MVQLGGCLLKGYRGGHVVIRFALGGCTNRPFFRIVAAHSRRARDGKYLEQLGCLDPLPNAHGERVAGLNLERLRHWLGCGAQLSRPAEKLLGLAGFLPLHPMTVTGAERLRRRRRAQEAVAPPSDGSAGPGHAP, from the exons ATGGTGCAGCTCG GTGGCTGCCTCCTGAAGGGCTACCGCGGCGGGCATGTCGTGATCCGCTTCGCCCTCGGCGGATGCACCAACCGGCCCTTCTTCCGCATCGTGGCCGCTCACAGCAGGCGCGCCCGCGACGGGAAGTACCTCGAGCAGCTCGGCTGCCTCGACCCGCTGCCCAACGCCCACGGCGAGAGGGTGGCGGGGCTGAACCTGGAGCGGCTGCGCCACTGGCTGGGCTGCGGCGCGCAGCTCTCCCGGCCCGCTGAGAAGCTGCTGG GTCTGGCGGGGTTCCTGCCGCTTCACCCCATGACGGTGACCGGCGCCGAGAGGCTGCGGCGACGGCGGCGGGCGCAGGAGGCCGTCGCGCCCCCGTCGGACGGCTCGGCCGGGCCCGGCCACGCGCCCTGA